From a single Micromonospora sp. WMMD1102 genomic region:
- the selA gene encoding L-seryl-tRNA(Sec) selenium transferase — MDGAVDPRRRVPRTDVLLADPRLAAAGAALGRDRLKAVLGTAQDRVRRGEIPPEEVVPATLAALPVTAGPRPVLNATGVVLHTNLGRAPLSAAAVDAVVAAAGHTDVELDLRTGRRARRGRGALAALAAAVPTAGAVHVLNNGAAALALVATALTAAHRTARSAGTGPEAPTGPAPAGADPAGCAGAGPPGLPRVGPGSAAGIGPGSAAGIGPAGREIVVSRGELVEIGDGFRLPDLLASTGATLREVGTTNRSTLADYAAAVGPRTAFVLKVHPSNFVVRGFTAAVPVRELATLGVPVVVDIGSGLLAPDPLLPDEPDAASALRAGAALVTASGDKLLGGPQAGLLLGDAGLVELLRRHPLARALRVDKLTLAALEATLTGGQTPTWRALRVAPTALRLRTERLRDQLAADGLKAEVVAHDAVVGGGGAPEVTLGSWALALPQEYAEPLRLGDPAIVGRLERGRLLLDLRCVPAERDEAVRAAVARVPRPWREH; from the coding sequence ATGGACGGGGCGGTCGATCCTCGGCGGCGGGTGCCGCGCACCGACGTGCTGCTCGCCGACCCCCGGTTGGCGGCCGCCGGGGCCGCCCTGGGACGGGACCGGCTCAAGGCCGTACTCGGTACCGCGCAGGATCGGGTCCGGCGCGGCGAGATCCCGCCGGAGGAGGTCGTCCCGGCGACCCTGGCCGCGCTGCCGGTGACCGCCGGGCCGCGTCCGGTGCTCAACGCGACCGGGGTGGTCCTGCACACCAACCTGGGCCGGGCACCGCTGTCGGCGGCGGCCGTCGACGCGGTGGTGGCCGCGGCCGGGCACACCGACGTGGAGCTCGACCTGCGGACCGGGCGACGGGCCCGGCGGGGCAGGGGCGCGCTGGCCGCACTCGCCGCCGCGGTGCCGACAGCCGGAGCGGTCCACGTGCTCAACAACGGTGCCGCCGCGCTCGCCCTGGTCGCGACCGCGCTCACCGCAGCACACCGGACAGCCCGGTCAGCAGGCACGGGGCCGGAAGCGCCGACCGGACCAGCACCGGCCGGCGCGGATCCGGCGGGATGTGCGGGCGCCGGTCCGCCGGGGCTTCCCCGCGTCGGTCCGGGCAGTGCTGCCGGCATCGGTCCGGGCAGTGCTGCCGGCATCGGTCCGGCCGGCCGGGAGATCGTGGTCAGCCGGGGCGAGCTGGTGGAGATCGGCGACGGGTTCCGGCTGCCGGACCTGCTGGCCAGCACCGGTGCGACGCTGCGCGAGGTGGGCACCACCAACCGGAGCACCCTGGCCGACTACGCGGCGGCGGTCGGGCCGCGCACCGCCTTCGTCCTCAAGGTGCATCCGTCGAACTTCGTCGTCCGGGGGTTCACCGCCGCCGTACCGGTGCGGGAGCTGGCCACCCTCGGCGTGCCGGTGGTGGTGGACATCGGCTCCGGGCTGCTGGCGCCCGACCCGCTGCTGCCGGACGAGCCGGACGCCGCCAGCGCGCTGCGGGCCGGCGCGGCCCTGGTCACGGCCAGCGGCGACAAGCTGCTCGGCGGGCCGCAGGCCGGGTTGCTGCTCGGCGACGCCGGACTGGTGGAACTGCTGCGCCGGCATCCGCTGGCCCGGGCGCTGCGGGTGGACAAGCTCACCCTGGCCGCCCTGGAGGCGACCCTGACCGGAGGGCAGACCCCGACCTGGCGGGCGCTGCGGGTCGCCCCGACCGCGCTGCGGCTGCGCACCGAACGGCTCCGCGACCAGCTCGCCGCCGACGGCCTGAAGGCCGAGGTGGTCGCGCACGACGCCGTCGTCGGTGGCGGCGGGGCGCCGGAGGTCACCCTCGGCTCGTGGGCCCTCGCCCTCCCGCAGGAGTACGCCGAACCGCTGCGCCTCGGCGACCCGGCGATCGTCGGCCGGCTGGAGCGGGGCCGGCTGCTGCTCGACCTGCGCTGCGTACCCGCCGAGCGGGACGAGGCGGTGCGGGCCGCCGTCGCCCGGGTTCCCCGGCCCTGGCGGGAGCACTGA